TCGAGCATGGCTCTGGATGGTTAGGCAGTCTTGAATCCGCAGGAACGATGCTCGGAGGTGTATTCGGCAGTGGAGGTTCACGCCGGGGCGACACCGTTGTACAGGCGATGGTCAAGAGCGCAGCTCGCACCATGGGAAGCACCGTCGGGCGCCAGATCGTACGTGGCGTGCTTGGATCGTTGCTGGGTGGCTCGTCGCGGAGATAAACCCACACATCACTTTTGCATTGTCGAGTCAGATTATCTCGGCATACACTCCTCGCATGCGCCGACTTGTGGTTTGCCTCCTCGCCCTCGTGTTGACCGTCTCTGTTCCTGGCTTTGCCCAGCAGTGGGCGAAGACAAAGCTTGACGCTTCGCCGCGCCATCGCGAATACGTCACTCTAAAGCATGGCAACCGGTCTTTGCAGGCCTTCGTTGTCTATCCCGAGGTCAGCGGCAAAGTTCCTGTTGTCGTTCTGATCCACGAGATCTTCGGTTTGTCGGATTGGGCCAAGGAGATGGCTGACGAACTAGCCGCGGCTGGCTACATTGTTGTGGCGCCTGATCTGCTCTCCGGCTCTGGCCCGGATGGCGGTGGAACCGACTCCTTTGCTGGAGTGGACGCCATCACCAAAGCAGTTTCCGGATTGAACGCCGACGTCGTTAATGCCGATCTCGATGCTGCCGTCGATTATGCGAAGAAGCTTCCGGCCTCGAACGGCACGGTTGTTACCGCCGGGTTCTGCTGGGGTGGAGGAAAATCCTTCGCCTTCGCAGCACATCGTAAAGACCTCGCCGCCGCTTTTGTCTTCTATGGCCCGCCGCCTTCGGACTTCTCGACGATCACGGCTCCTGTATATGGCTTCTATGCCGGAAACGATTCACGCATCGGCGCCACCCTTCCAGCTACCACGGAGGCGATGAAGGCCGCGGGCAAAAAGTTCGATCCCGTTACCTACGATGGTGCCGGGCATGGCTTTATGCGTGCAGGAGAAGACCCGGGTAACACCAATCCTGCGAATAAAACCGCACGCGATCAGGCTTTTGAACGCCTGACTTCCCTGCTCAAATCGCTTCCTGCGACACACGGTTCGATCTCTTCACCGCGTTCTTCGAAGAAGCCTTCTGGCGAAAAAGGCCTTGCAGCCACTACGGTCTCCTGTCACTCCGGCTCCACGGCAACCGCAATGTAGTGAACCATGCTGGTTAGCGAAGGGGCTGCGATAATAGATACGTGGCTTCCTCGCTTAATACCTCGCTTCAGGACCAGCTCGACCGTATCACTCAGAACACCCGTGCACTGGTGCAACCGGAGCGCCTTGCCTTCTCAGAAAAGGTGATCGCTGAACTCTTCGCCAGCGGAATTGAAGAGCGCATCCTGAAACCTGGAACAACCGCACCAGCCTTTTCTCTTCCCGATGCGCGGACTGGCAAGCCGGTTCACTCCGGTGACCTTGTCGCGCTTGGTCCGGTTGTCATCAAATTCTTTCGTGGCCGCTGGTGTCCGTACTGCGTCACCGAGCTTGAAACCTGGCGCGATCTCATCTCTGAATTACGCAGCCGAAACGCGATCTTTGTAGCAATCTCGCCCCAGGCCCCGCGCCAAAATGTCTTTATGCTCGATCAACACGCGTTGAATTTTCCGCTCCTCACGGACGCGGGATGCACCATCGCAGAGCAGTTCGGAGTAGCTTACAGCGTCTCGCAGGAACAACGTCGCTACTTCCAATCGATTCTCGTCAATATCCCCTTCAACAATGCGGGGCTCAGCTATCACACCGCAACCGAGGCAAGCTGGCGCCTTCCAATTCCCGCGACGTTCATCATTGACCGGGAGAATACAATCGCCTTCTCCGAAGGCCACGCAGACTTCCGCGTTCGTCCCGAACCTGCTGACGTGCTTTCTGCACTTGACAGACTTCCATAGTGAGCCGCTGATAGAACAACTTCGATCGCAATTTTCTTCGCTACTCTACGACCTCTTCACCGGCTGGGTTTGCTGAGCTCGTTGCTTGCGGCGCAGGTTGGCAGAGGAGATCTGGAGGCCGTAGAGGAGAAGGCCGGCGCGGCGCGGGTCGATATCGTTGGCGGCGATGCGGATGAGGAGTTCGCCGAGAGATTCCTGAATCGCATCGTGATCGGTGGGGGTAAAGAGAGAGAAGGTGCTGCGGCGTGCGAGTCGCTCGTGCGGGCGAACGACGGGGCGGCGGGAGTCGTGGTGGTAATAGCAGAACTGCTCGTTGCGCATTCGCGGACTACCGCAGCGGGCGTTATCGGGGAAGATGTGGTGGCACTGGTAGCCATTATCGGCCTAGTCGTTGTTGAGTGTAGCTTCGTTGTGCATGGGTATCCCCCTTGTTTTCGTGCAAAGTCTTCAAAGTAGATTGTTTAAGTCTGGACTTCGGGCGCAATCCGATTGCAAAACTGCGAGTTAAATAGGGAAGCCCCGGCGAGTGCCGGGGCCTTTTTGTTCCTGCTTCTATTGTAGAGAGTTGAGGTGAGTAAAAAAGCAGTTTCAGAGGATTTGTTTTCCGGTGGGGAAGTGGTTTGGTTTGTTTTGGATGAGGAGTGTTGGTGGGTTTTATACAAAGCCCAGGGGCTTGACAGGAATTTTGGGTGATCGCCTGATCGGGGTGGCGGTGCGAACAGATCAGTCGCTTCGTCCCTTGGACTTCGCTCAGGCCTACGGCAGTGAGGTAGCCCGCTTCGTGGGGCGATTCTACGGCACCCATTCGACTGCGCTCAGGGCAGGCTCTAAAGCCGTGCCCTTAAGCAAAACGGTTCGAGCTTCGCTCGAATGATCCCAATCATGGGGTACCCGATGTATCGGTTGGATTTTGATGTATGGGCCACCCGCCCATCAGATGTTGAATCGCAGGAGTCTTGCATTCATCCTGGCGTCGGCGATACGGCGTGCGCGTGCCTTGTCCTCTGCTGCTCTCCATCGCTCTCCCGACAGAATTATCAATAGCGGGAGGAAAAGGGCTGCAAAGATAGCGACAAAGATGGCGAGTTCCATGTCAGTCTCCTTCGAACAGCTTATACTTTCCGGGCTCGGACGGGCGTGGGTTGATTTTAGGTGTCAGGTTCGCGCTTTGCGCGAATGATCCCACATCTGGCTTTGCCAGATGTGGGGCACCCGCACCCGATTCGTGGTGGTTCAGTCAGGGTTGGGTGATGAGGACGGGGGAGGGTTCGTTGAGAAGGTAGTGGCGGTAAGAGGACCAGGGCCAGTCTTGGGGGTGGGAGACCAGACCTCGGGTGACGGGGTTGCGGTGGATGTACTTCAGCTTTTCAACTCGCTTGTTGTGGGTGTGGACGTTGAAGTCGTAGTAGCGGGTCTGCCAGAAGGGGCGCTCAGTGAGGTTTCTGGAGACGGAGATTTTTAAGGCCTGGAGGGCCTTGGAGAGTGGGGCATGGGGAGGTTCGGAGACGAGGAGGTGGATGTGCTCGGGCATGACGACGTAGCCGAGGACTTCGAAGCCGTAGGTGGAGCGGGTTTGTTCGAGGGATCTCAGGAAGGTGTCTTTGGATGACGGGGTGTTGAGGTAGGGTTTGCGGTGGTAACAACTGAAGGTGATGAAGTGGTCGTCGTCTTCTTGTTGGTAGCGCTTAAGGCCCAGCGGCATGGGTTGATTTTAGGGTATCGGGTTCGCGCTTTGCGCGAATGATCCCACATCTGGCTTTGCCAGATATGGGGCACCCGATTGGTGGTGGTTCGGTCAGATGTGGGCCACCCGTCCAAAGATTCATTCCGCTTGTCAGAACATTAGGGTCAAATCTAATCTCCGATGTGAGCGCTCTTGAGTAGATAACAATCGCTCATCGATCTTTGGACAGGTTCGCCGAGCTCCGCATTCAGTTAGTGGTTGATTCGTCTGAAGGATTTTTCTTGCGACGTTTCTGGAAACGCTGAAACTGATCTTGGTATGTGAACACATATTGGACAAGCGCTTCAGTGAAATCGAGCGTATCCTGACAGTCCTCTTTCGAAATTGTGCATTCGACACCATGCGCTGCTTCGTTACCGAGTGTTCTAAGCATTTCGGCCCATTCGAAGAGTCTGGCTTCGATAATTTGGTTGTCCTTCAGCTTTTTCAGGCTTTGGGATAGGTTCGGGGCTTTTATCCCATGTTCCGCACATAAACCTTCTAATGTTTTCCGGCACATGATGGCGCTGGCTGTGAAGGCCTTCGCCTTGAAACAAGCCACCGCCTCCTTGAAAGCTTTTTTAATCGAGTCCGGAACGTGCCATCCAAGCTGCCTGTCGCGAGGGGGAAATACTCTGGATGGAGGATCGTCATCGAATCCACGGCCATAATCGCATTGAACCGCAAGCATGGCTAGACGACATCTGGGACAGGATGCAAAAGTCCATTTCCCTGGAACGTCCTCTAAATTGCCTTCATCGTCGTATGTACCTCCATCATCATGCGTCGCGATGACTTTAGCGTCTACAAGCGCAGAGCAATGCTTACATTCGAGAATCACTCTCGTCTCCCTTATCTACCGAAGCGCTGCCGTCCTTGAAGCTGGCTCATCATTCTCTGCTGGGCCTTTATGCCGCCGCCTGAGCCCATGGTCTTGAAGACCTTTCGCATCTGGGCGTACTGGCGCAGGAGGTTGTTGACGTCCTGCACGCTGGTTCCGGAGCCGTGGGCGATGCGTTTGCGGCGGGAGCCGTTGATGATCTCGTGGTCGAGACGCTCACGCTTGGTCATGGAGTTGATGATGGATTCGACGCGGGTGAACTGGCCTTCGTCGACGTTGTCGATGGCCTGCGACATTCCGGCGAAGGGGCCGACGGAGGGCAGCATCTTAAGAATGGACTTCATGGAGCCCATCTTTTTGATCTGACGGAGCTGGTCGCGGAAGTCCTCGAGGGTGAAGCCGTCGCCGGAGAGGGCCTTCTTGGCGAAGGCCTCGGCCTTGCCCTTGTCGAGTTTTTCTTCGGCGCGCTCGATGAGGGTGGCGATGTCACCGTGTCCCATGATGCGGGAGACGATGCGGTCGGGGTGGAAGGGCTCGAAGGCGTCGGGCTTTTCGCCGGTGCCGAGGAACTTGATGGGCTGGCCGGTGATGTGGCGGATGGAGAGGGCAGCGCCGCCGCGGGCGTCGCCGTCCATCTTGGTGAGGACGGCTCCGGTGATGGCGA
This portion of the Edaphobacter sp. 4G125 genome encodes:
- a CDS encoding REP-associated tyrosine transposase, yielding MPLGLKRYQQEDDDHFITFSCYHRKPYLNTPSSKDTFLRSLEQTRSTYGFEVLGYVVMPEHIHLLVSEPPHAPLSKALQALKISVSRNLTERPFWQTRYYDFNVHTHNKRVEKLKYIHRNPVTRGLVSHPQDWPWSSYRHYLLNEPSPVLITQP
- a CDS encoding dienelactone hydrolase family protein; amino-acid sequence: MRRLVVCLLALVLTVSVPGFAQQWAKTKLDASPRHREYVTLKHGNRSLQAFVVYPEVSGKVPVVVLIHEIFGLSDWAKEMADELAAAGYIVVAPDLLSGSGPDGGGTDSFAGVDAITKAVSGLNADVVNADLDAAVDYAKKLPASNGTVVTAGFCWGGGKSFAFAAHRKDLAAAFVFYGPPPSDFSTITAPVYGFYAGNDSRIGATLPATTEAMKAAGKKFDPVTYDGAGHGFMRAGEDPGNTNPANKTARDQAFERLTSLLKSLPATHGSISSPRSSKKPSGEKGLAATTVSCHSGSTATAM
- a CDS encoding peroxiredoxin-like family protein translates to MASSLNTSLQDQLDRITQNTRALVQPERLAFSEKVIAELFASGIEERILKPGTTAPAFSLPDARTGKPVHSGDLVALGPVVIKFFRGRWCPYCVTELETWRDLISELRSRNAIFVAISPQAPRQNVFMLDQHALNFPLLTDAGCTIAEQFGVAYSVSQEQRRYFQSILVNIPFNNAGLSYHTATEASWRLPIPATFIIDRENTIAFSEGHADFRVRPEPADVLSALDRLP
- a CDS encoding DUF4145 domain-containing protein; this translates as MILECKHCSALVDAKVIATHDDGGTYDDEGNLEDVPGKWTFASCPRCRLAMLAVQCDYGRGFDDDPPSRVFPPRDRQLGWHVPDSIKKAFKEAVACFKAKAFTASAIMCRKTLEGLCAEHGIKAPNLSQSLKKLKDNQIIEARLFEWAEMLRTLGNEAAHGVECTISKEDCQDTLDFTEALVQYVFTYQDQFQRFQKRRKKNPSDESTTN